The following proteins are encoded in a genomic region of Bradyrhizobium sp. SK17:
- the trpS gene encoding tryptophan--tRNA ligase, whose product MAFVERVFSGVQPTGNLHLGNYLGAIVNFVKMQQTHNCIYCVVDMHAITQGVDVWGGPAELARNTREVTAAFIAAGIDPKKHIVFNQSQVAGHAELTWIFNCVARVGWLSRMTQFKEKAGKDRENASVGLYDYPVLMAADILLYRATHVPVGEDQKQHLELSRDIAQKFNNDFGDSIRGQGFNEGLYFPMPEPFITGPATRVMSLRDGTKKMSKSDASDNSRINLTDDAETIAQKIRRAKTDPEPLPSEEKGLEPRPEADNLVGIYAALADVTKQDVLNQFGGGQFSTFKNALVELCVAKLAPIAGEMKRLVADPGHVDAILADGANRARIIADETMRTTKDIVGFIRPR is encoded by the coding sequence ATGGCGTTCGTTGAACGGGTTTTCTCAGGCGTCCAGCCGACGGGCAATCTGCACCTCGGCAACTATCTCGGCGCCATCGTCAACTTCGTGAAGATGCAGCAGACCCATAACTGCATCTATTGCGTCGTCGACATGCACGCGATCACGCAGGGTGTCGACGTCTGGGGCGGCCCGGCCGAGCTCGCGCGCAACACCCGCGAGGTGACCGCGGCGTTCATCGCCGCCGGCATCGATCCGAAGAAGCACATCGTGTTCAACCAGAGCCAGGTCGCCGGCCATGCCGAGCTGACCTGGATCTTCAACTGCGTCGCCCGGGTCGGCTGGCTCAGCCGGATGACCCAGTTCAAGGAGAAGGCCGGCAAGGACCGCGAGAACGCCTCGGTTGGTCTCTACGACTATCCGGTGCTGATGGCCGCCGACATCCTGTTGTACCGCGCCACCCATGTGCCGGTCGGCGAGGACCAGAAGCAGCATCTCGAACTGTCCCGCGACATCGCGCAGAAGTTCAACAACGATTTCGGCGATTCGATCCGCGGCCAGGGCTTCAATGAAGGGCTGTATTTTCCGATGCCGGAGCCGTTCATCACGGGACCGGCGACCCGGGTGATGAGCCTGCGCGACGGCACCAAGAAGATGTCGAAGTCGGACGCGTCGGACAATTCGCGCATCAACCTCACCGACGACGCCGAGACCATCGCGCAGAAGATTCGCCGGGCCAAGACCGATCCGGAGCCGCTGCCGTCCGAGGAAAAGGGCCTGGAGCCGCGCCCCGAGGCCGACAACCTGGTCGGCATCTATGCCGCGCTCGCAGACGTCACCAAGCAGGACGTGCTCAACCAGTTCGGCGGCGGCCAGTTCTCCACCTTCAAGAACGCGCTGGTCGAGCTCTGCGTCGCGAAGCTGGCGCCGATCGCCGGCGAGATGAAGCGGCTGGTTGCCGATCCCGGCCATGTCGATGCGATCCTGGCCGACGGCGCCAACCGCGCACGGATCATCGCCGACGAGACCATGCGCACCACCAAGGACATCGTCGGCTTCATCCGGCCGCGCTGA
- a CDS encoding PhoH family protein, with protein sequence MPKSASDSPSLAPSRKPDRDMQMPPETRPPETQVVIDFDDNRAASALVGPYGQNLALIERRLGVVVDSRGNHLTIAGSRDGCDAARRVLETLYAQAVEGHDLDQGEVEGAIRAVIAQGSLFEFDNKTAKPTFETINLRKRPVRARTAAQDSYIRALKRHELVFGIGPAGTGKTWLAVAHAAQLFERKEVDRIILTRPAVEAGERLGFLPGDLKEKVDPYLRPIYDALYDLMDARVVERALQGNEIEIAPLAFMRGRTLTNAAIILDEAQNTTSMQMKMFLTRLGENSRMIVTGDPSQVDLPHGQASGLAEAVKLLDGVEGIAQVHFKAEDVIRHELVARIVAAYEGLPQKPAKARS encoded by the coding sequence TTGCCCAAAAGCGCATCGGATTCGCCTTCGCTCGCTCCCAGCCGCAAACCAGACCGCGACATGCAAATGCCACCTGAGACCCGGCCCCCTGAAACTCAGGTCGTCATCGATTTCGACGACAACCGCGCCGCATCCGCGCTGGTCGGCCCCTACGGACAGAATCTGGCGCTGATCGAGCGGCGGCTCGGCGTCGTGGTCGATTCGCGCGGCAATCATCTCACCATCGCGGGCTCCCGCGACGGCTGCGACGCCGCGCGGCGCGTGCTCGAGACGCTTTATGCGCAGGCCGTCGAAGGCCACGATCTCGATCAGGGCGAAGTCGAAGGCGCGATCCGCGCCGTGATCGCGCAAGGCTCGCTGTTCGAGTTCGACAACAAGACCGCGAAGCCGACCTTCGAGACCATCAACCTGCGCAAGCGTCCGGTGCGCGCCCGCACCGCGGCGCAGGATTCCTACATCCGCGCGCTGAAGCGGCACGAGCTGGTGTTCGGCATCGGCCCGGCCGGCACCGGCAAGACCTGGCTTGCGGTCGCCCATGCGGCGCAGCTGTTCGAGCGCAAGGAAGTCGATCGCATCATCCTGACGCGGCCGGCGGTCGAGGCCGGCGAGCGGCTCGGCTTCCTGCCCGGCGACCTCAAGGAGAAAGTCGATCCGTATCTGCGCCCGATCTACGATGCGCTGTACGATCTGATGGATGCCCGCGTCGTCGAGCGCGCGCTGCAAGGCAACGAGATCGAGATCGCGCCGCTCGCCTTCATGCGCGGCCGTACCCTGACCAATGCGGCCATCATCCTCGACGAGGCACAGAACACCACGTCGATGCAGATGAAGATGTTCCTGACGCGTCTCGGCGAGAACAGCCGGATGATCGTCACCGGCGATCCCTCGCAGGTCGACCTGCCGCACGGCCAGGCCTCGGGCCTCGCTGAAGCCGTCAAGCTGCTCGACGGCGTCGAGGGCATCGCGCAGGTGCACTTCAAGGCCGAGGACGTCATCCGCCATGAGCTGGTGGCGCGCATCGTGGCCGCCTATGAGGGATTGCCGCAAAAGCCGGCAAAGGCCAGATCTTGA
- a CDS encoding universal stress protein yields the protein MTTQRRSYETGHKPKCLVIVDDTAEWDRAVYYASRWAIRVGGGVLMLRVIETEDQNQQWLGVADIMRAEAEEAANEALDRAAGRANGIAAITPERVIREGDPTEQILDVIDKDVDIAMLVLAANPGAEGPGPIITTMAKTMGAFPIPVTIVPGGLTDAEIDALS from the coding sequence ATGACCACCCAGCGACGCAGCTACGAGACGGGCCACAAGCCCAAATGCCTTGTCATCGTCGATGACACCGCGGAATGGGACCGCGCGGTCTATTACGCCAGCCGATGGGCGATCCGGGTCGGCGGCGGCGTCCTGATGCTGCGGGTGATCGAGACCGAGGACCAGAACCAGCAATGGCTCGGGGTCGCCGACATCATGCGCGCCGAGGCCGAGGAGGCCGCCAATGAGGCGCTCGACCGCGCCGCCGGCCGCGCCAACGGGATCGCCGCGATCACCCCGGAGCGGGTGATTCGCGAGGGCGACCCGACCGAGCAGATCCTCGACGTGATCGACAAGGACGTCGACATCGCGATGCTGGTGCTGGCGGCCAATCCGGGCGCCGAGGGCCCCGGGCCGATCATCACCACCATGGCCAAGACCATGGGCGCGTTCCCGATTCCGGTGACCATCGTGCCCGGCGGCCTGACCGACGCCGAGATCGACGCGCTGTCCTAG
- the murJ gene encoding murein biosynthesis integral membrane protein MurJ: MFRSFLTVSSGTLASRLLGFVRDSVIAALLGAGPVADAFLAAFQLVNVVRRLLAEGGLNAALVPAWLKARDADGIDAATAFAGRVLGTVSAAVIAAALVIGVLMPLVIAAIAPGFVGRDTLQFAVDDARLMLPYLAFAGPVTVMMALLNAQGRFALTAFSPLLFNIALIAVMAVLLARQQDPVQAALVMAATIGVAGFLQLSMLALRGAKLAAPLRVSFDPQMRGFLGRAVPGMVASSAPQWLMVAGAVIASTSPSAVSWLYFANRLLELPLGIVGVAMGTVLIPEMTRAVRGGEHTAIAHAESRGLELAVGLALPATLGLMVLSGPIVRMLFEHGAFTAEDTAATAQALIWLTLALPAHVLVKALSPAFFAREDTLTPLFATLKAIVVTIAAGFLFGHLFGASGIAAGIALGAWSNALALIRKGAATFGFSIDAAARRRLPRILAAALAMGALLWLAEGALPAAGSHGLAHAVSLLVLIAAGIAAYGLFLQLFGVTGWREAVNAVRQRRAA; the protein is encoded by the coding sequence ATGTTCCGCTCCTTCCTCACGGTCTCCTCGGGAACGCTGGCCTCGCGGCTGCTCGGTTTCGTGCGCGATTCCGTGATCGCGGCGCTGCTTGGCGCGGGCCCGGTGGCGGATGCCTTCCTGGCGGCGTTTCAGCTTGTGAACGTGGTGCGGCGGCTGCTGGCCGAGGGCGGCTTGAACGCCGCGCTGGTGCCGGCGTGGCTGAAGGCGCGCGATGCGGACGGCATCGACGCGGCAACCGCCTTCGCCGGCCGCGTGCTCGGCACCGTCAGCGCCGCCGTGATCGCGGCCGCGCTGGTGATCGGCGTGCTGATGCCGCTGGTGATCGCGGCGATCGCGCCCGGCTTTGTCGGCCGCGACACGCTGCAATTCGCCGTCGACGATGCAAGGCTGATGCTGCCCTATCTCGCCTTCGCCGGCCCGGTCACCGTGATGATGGCGCTGCTCAATGCGCAGGGGCGCTTTGCCCTGACGGCGTTCTCGCCGCTGCTGTTCAACATCGCACTGATAGCGGTGATGGCCGTGCTGCTGGCGCGGCAGCAGGACCCGGTACAGGCCGCGCTGGTCATGGCGGCCACCATCGGCGTCGCCGGATTCCTGCAACTGTCGATGCTGGCGCTGCGCGGGGCGAAGCTCGCCGCGCCGCTGCGCGTCTCGTTCGATCCGCAGATGCGCGGCTTTCTCGGTCGCGCGGTGCCCGGCATGGTCGCAAGCAGCGCGCCGCAATGGCTGATGGTTGCCGGCGCCGTGATCGCCTCCACTTCGCCGTCGGCGGTGTCCTGGCTCTATTTCGCCAACCGCCTGCTCGAACTGCCGCTCGGCATCGTCGGCGTCGCCATGGGCACGGTGCTGATCCCGGAGATGACCCGCGCCGTGCGCGGCGGCGAACACACGGCGATCGCGCATGCGGAATCGCGCGGCCTCGAGCTCGCGGTCGGACTGGCGCTGCCGGCGACGCTCGGGCTGATGGTGCTGAGCGGACCGATCGTGCGAATGCTGTTCGAGCACGGCGCGTTCACCGCGGAGGATACCGCCGCAACCGCGCAGGCCCTGATCTGGCTGACGCTCGCACTGCCGGCGCATGTGCTGGTGAAGGCGCTGTCTCCGGCATTCTTCGCGCGCGAGGACACCCTGACGCCACTGTTTGCGACGCTGAAGGCCATCGTGGTGACGATCGCGGCCGGCTTCCTGTTCGGCCATCTGTTCGGCGCGAGCGGAATTGCCGCCGGGATCGCACTCGGCGCCTGGAGCAATGCGCTGGCGCTGATCCGCAAGGGCGCCGCGACGTTCGGCTTCTCGATCGATGCCGCGGCCCGGCGCCGACTGCCGCGTATCCTGGCGGCAGCGCTCGCGATGGGCGCCTTGCTGTGGCTCGCAGAGGGTGCGCTACCGGCCGCGGGCAGCCACGGTCTGGCGCATGCGGTCTCGCTGCTCGTCCTGATCGCGGCTGGGATTGCGGCTTACGGCCTGTTCCTACAGCTTTTCGGCGTCACCGGGTGGCGCGAGGCGGTTAACGCCGTCAGGCAAAGGCGCGCCGCCTGA
- the miaB gene encoding tRNA (N6-isopentenyl adenosine(37)-C2)-methylthiotransferase MiaB — protein MTTPRKLHIKSYGCQMNVYDAQRMVDTLAGEGFVETASVEDADLVILNTCHIREKASEKVYSELGRLRVAKDEAARAGREMKIAVAGCVAQAEGAEIINRAPTVDIVVGPQSYHHLPELLKRAKETGRALETEFPVEDKFGFLPQPKPDAIRARGISAFVTVQEGCDKFCTFCVVPYTRGAEVSRPVARIIDDVMQLADNGVREFTLIGQNVNAYHGEGPDGRVWSLGRLLQRLAEIPGVMRLRYSTSHPRDVDDDLIAAHRDLPELMPFVHLPVQSGSDRILAAMNRKHTADDYRRVIDRFRAARQDIAFSSDFIVGFPGETSEEFSATLALVTQIGYAAAYSFKYSPRPGTPAAEMRETVSAAEMDERLGRLQELIDSQQSAFNRAAIGTTVEVLFERAARNPGQIVGRTAYLQPAHVMASPDIIGQVRSVRIDSLERYSLIGELATPAAPGLISQTIGA, from the coding sequence ATGACGACGCCGCGCAAGCTGCACATCAAGTCCTATGGCTGCCAGATGAATGTCTACGATGCGCAACGCATGGTGGACACGCTGGCCGGCGAGGGCTTTGTCGAGACCGCGAGCGTCGAAGACGCCGATCTCGTGATCCTCAACACCTGTCACATCCGCGAGAAGGCATCGGAGAAGGTCTATTCCGAACTCGGGCGGCTCCGCGTCGCCAAGGACGAGGCTGCGCGGGCGGGCCGCGAGATGAAGATCGCAGTCGCCGGCTGCGTTGCGCAGGCCGAAGGCGCCGAGATCATCAACCGCGCCCCGACCGTCGACATCGTGGTCGGGCCGCAGAGCTATCATCATCTGCCCGAGCTGCTGAAGCGCGCCAAGGAAACCGGCCGCGCGCTCGAAACCGAATTCCCGGTCGAGGACAAGTTCGGCTTCCTGCCGCAGCCGAAGCCGGATGCGATCCGCGCCCGCGGCATCTCCGCCTTCGTCACGGTGCAGGAAGGTTGCGACAAGTTCTGCACCTTCTGCGTGGTGCCCTATACGCGCGGTGCCGAGGTGTCGCGTCCGGTCGCCAGGATCATCGACGACGTCATGCAGCTCGCCGACAACGGCGTGCGCGAGTTCACGCTGATCGGACAGAACGTCAACGCCTATCACGGCGAAGGCCCCGACGGCCGCGTCTGGTCGCTCGGCAGATTGTTGCAGCGGCTCGCGGAGATTCCCGGCGTGATGCGGCTGCGCTATTCGACCAGCCATCCGCGCGACGTCGACGACGACCTGATCGCGGCGCATCGCGATTTGCCCGAGCTGATGCCGTTCGTGCACCTGCCGGTGCAATCGGGATCGGACCGGATTCTCGCCGCCATGAACCGCAAGCATACCGCCGATGACTACCGGCGGGTCATCGACCGGTTTCGCGCTGCGCGGCAAGACATTGCTTTTTCATCGGATTTTATCGTGGGCTTTCCCGGGGAGACGAGCGAAGAATTTTCCGCCACTCTCGCGCTTGTCACGCAAATCGGGTACGCTGCGGCGTATTCGTTCAAATATTCGCCACGGCCAGGCACGCCGGCGGCGGAGATGCGGGAGACGGTGTCAGCGGCAGAGATGGACGAGCGCTTGGGGCGGCTTCAGGAACTGATCGACAGCCAGCAATCGGCCTTCAACCGGGCTGCGATCGGCACGACGGTGGAAGTGCTGTTCGAGCGCGCCGCGCGCAATCCCGGCCAGATCGTCGGCCGCACCGCCTATCTTCAGCCAGCGCATGTCATGGCCTCGCCCGACATCATCGGCCAGGTCCGCTCCGTGAGGATCGACAGCCTCGAACGCTACAGCCTGATCGGCGAGCTGGCGACGCCGGCAGCGCCCGGCCTCATTTCGCAGACCATTGGAGCCTGA
- the rimI gene encoding ribosomal protein S18-alanine N-acetyltransferase, producing the protein MIGWLSRWWGGGPSAVEPASLRDAARLAQLHGASFHRGWGEGEFETMLTERNTLVHRLRQGRRVIGFAVSRMAADEAEILSIAIDSNQRGRGLSRDLLLTHLGHLAGRGIRTIFLEVEENNQPARRLYERAGFGVIGRRERYYKQPGGEHLNALLMRRDLS; encoded by the coding sequence ATGATCGGCTGGTTGTCACGATGGTGGGGCGGCGGACCGTCCGCAGTCGAGCCCGCATCGTTGCGCGACGCTGCGCGGCTCGCGCAACTGCACGGCGCCTCGTTCCATCGTGGCTGGGGCGAAGGCGAATTCGAAACGATGCTGACCGAGCGCAACACGCTGGTGCACCGGTTGCGCCAGGGCCGCAGGGTGATCGGCTTCGCGGTGTCGCGGATGGCCGCGGACGAGGCGGAAATCCTCTCGATTGCGATCGATTCCAATCAGCGCGGACGCGGCCTGTCGCGCGACCTGCTGCTGACCCATCTCGGCCATCTGGCCGGCCGCGGCATCCGCACCATCTTCCTCGAGGTGGAAGAGAATAATCAGCCGGCGCGACGGCTCTATGAAAGGGCCGGATTCGGCGTGATCGGCCGCCGCGAGCGCTACTACAAGCAGCCCGGTGGGGAACATTTGAACGCGCTTCTGATGCGGCGCGACTTGTCGTAA
- the tsaB gene encoding tRNA (adenosine(37)-N6)-threonylcarbamoyltransferase complex dimerization subunit type 1 TsaB gives MIILAIDTALDASSAAVLDTDTGNTLAIESQTMQRGHAEALMPLIGRVMKASGIGFTTLDRIAVTTGPGSFTGLRVGLSAARGIALAAAKPIVGLSTLAAYAAPLVAENGAHTILSAIDARHDHVYFQLVGGDGGPMLKPKVAPISEALEAAQFGALHLVGNAANILAERWPADATPPVKVDRQPAPDIAWVAWVGAAIDPDTAPPRPFYLRAPDAKPPKDRLEISAPPST, from the coding sequence ATGATCATTCTCGCCATCGATACCGCGCTCGACGCCAGCTCCGCGGCGGTGCTCGACACCGACACCGGCAACACGCTTGCGATCGAATCGCAGACCATGCAGCGCGGTCATGCCGAAGCCCTGATGCCGCTGATCGGGCGCGTGATGAAGGCAAGCGGCATCGGCTTCACCACGCTCGACCGCATCGCGGTCACCACCGGCCCCGGCAGTTTCACGGGATTGCGCGTCGGCCTCTCGGCAGCGCGCGGCATCGCGCTGGCAGCCGCGAAGCCGATCGTCGGGCTGTCGACGCTCGCCGCCTATGCCGCGCCGCTGGTCGCGGAGAATGGCGCGCATACGATCCTGTCGGCGATCGATGCGCGGCATGATCACGTCTATTTCCAATTGGTGGGCGGCGACGGCGGCCCGATGCTCAAGCCGAAGGTGGCCCCGATCTCGGAAGCACTCGAGGCCGCGCAATTCGGCGCGCTGCACCTGGTCGGCAACGCCGCGAATATTCTCGCCGAACGCTGGCCTGCCGACGCGACGCCGCCGGTGAAGGTCGATCGACAACCGGCGCCCGACATCGCCTGGGTCGCCTGGGTCGGTGCGGCGATCGATCCCGACACCGCGCCGCCGCGGCCGTTCTATCTGCGCGCACCCGATGCGAAGCCGCCAAAGGACCGGCTCGAAATCAGCGCGCCGCCATCGACATGA
- a CDS encoding HAD family hydrolase, which produces MGFDLVIFDCDGVLVDSEVISCRAHAETLTRHGFPITPDGVLKRFLGVSDREARRIVESEIGRALPDGFEAEVKHATLSFYANDLSAIAHVGDAIAALGLPKCVASSGTPEKIHHGLTCAGLYDQLAPHIFSATQVKRGKPAPDLFLFAAARMGAKPERCVVIEDSVAGVTGARAAGMTVLGFYGGSHCTGEHEATLRGAGAAETFADMRQLPDLIARLSQKHGSIAGFSPV; this is translated from the coding sequence ATGGGCTTTGATCTCGTCATCTTCGATTGCGACGGCGTGCTGGTCGACAGCGAGGTGATCTCCTGTCGCGCGCATGCGGAAACGCTGACGCGGCACGGCTTTCCGATCACGCCGGACGGCGTGCTGAAGCGTTTCCTCGGCGTATCCGACCGCGAGGCGCGGCGGATCGTCGAGAGCGAGATCGGCCGCGCACTGCCCGACGGCTTCGAGGCCGAGGTCAAGCACGCGACGCTGAGCTTCTATGCCAACGACCTCAGCGCGATCGCGCATGTCGGCGATGCCATCGCCGCGCTCGGCTTGCCGAAATGCGTGGCCTCCAGCGGCACGCCGGAGAAGATCCATCATGGACTGACCTGCGCCGGGCTGTACGACCAGCTCGCGCCGCATATTTTCTCTGCCACCCAGGTCAAGCGCGGCAAGCCGGCACCCGATCTGTTCCTGTTCGCGGCCGCCCGGATGGGCGCCAAACCTGAGCGCTGCGTCGTGATCGAGGACAGCGTGGCCGGCGTCACCGGCGCCCGCGCCGCCGGCATGACCGTGCTCGGTTTCTACGGCGGCAGCCATTGCACGGGGGAACACGAGGCGACGTTGCGCGGGGCCGGCGCGGCCGAGACATTCGCCGATATGCGCCAATTGCCCGATTTGATCGCCCGGCTGAGCCAAAAACACGGCTCGATCGCTGGATTTTCGCCGGTTTAG
- a CDS encoding Fur family transcriptional regulator — MTTVKIPPAQKNTGIEARCAATGMRMTEQRRVIARVLAEAMDHPDVEELYRRCVAVDDKISISTVYRTVKLFEDAGIIERHDFREGRARYEQMPESHHDHLINLRDGKVIEFTSEEIEKLQAEIARKLGYKLVDHRLELYCVPLDEDGKS; from the coding sequence ATGACGACGGTGAAAATCCCGCCTGCGCAGAAGAATACCGGCATCGAGGCGCGCTGCGCCGCGACCGGCATGCGCATGACCGAACAGCGCCGCGTGATCGCGCGGGTGCTGGCGGAAGCCATGGATCATCCCGACGTCGAGGAGCTCTACCGCCGCTGCGTGGCGGTCGACGACAAGATCTCGATCTCGACGGTCTATCGCACCGTCAAGCTGTTCGAGGATGCGGGGATCATCGAGCGTCACGATTTCCGCGAAGGCCGCGCGCGCTACGAGCAGATGCCGGAGAGCCATCACGACCATCTGATCAACCTGCGCGACGGCAAGGTGATCGAGTTCACCTCCGAGGAGATCGAGAAGTTGCAGGCCGAGATCGCGCGCAAGCTCGGCTACAAGCTGGTCGATCACCGTCTCGAGCTGTATTGCGTCCCGCTCGACGAAGACGGCAAATCGTAG
- a CDS encoding NifU family protein, producing MFIQTEATPNPATLKFIPGRTVLDSGTIEFSSAESAARSPLAERLFAVPGVTGVFYGADFVTVTKADGDWQHLKPAILGAIMEHYMSGAPLLADGTAGSDDARDEEDEFFDEADAETVEQIKDLIETRVRPAVANDGGDITFRGFKDGIVYLNMKGSCAGCPSSTATLQHGIQNLLRHFVPDVQEVRPM from the coding sequence ATGTTCATTCAGACCGAAGCCACCCCCAATCCCGCCACCCTGAAATTCATCCCGGGCCGTACGGTGCTCGACAGCGGGACCATAGAATTCTCGTCCGCCGAATCGGCCGCGCGCTCGCCGCTCGCCGAACGGCTGTTCGCCGTGCCCGGCGTCACCGGCGTGTTCTATGGCGCCGATTTCGTCACCGTGACCAAAGCGGATGGCGACTGGCAGCACCTCAAGCCCGCGATCCTCGGCGCCATCATGGAGCACTACATGTCCGGCGCGCCGCTGCTCGCCGACGGCACCGCTGGCAGCGACGACGCGCGCGACGAGGAAGACGAGTTCTTCGACGAGGCCGATGCCGAGACGGTCGAGCAGATCAAGGACCTGATCGAGACCCGGGTGCGGCCGGCGGTTGCCAATGACGGCGGCGACATCACCTTCCGCGGCTTCAAGGACGGCATCGTCTATCTCAACATGAAGGGCTCCTGCGCCGGTTGCCCGTCATCGACCGCGACCTTGCAGCACGGCATCCAGAACCTGCTCCGGCACTTCGTGCCCGACGTGCAGGAAGTGCGGCCGATGTGA